Genomic segment of Candidatus Cloacimonadota bacterium:
ATTTGATTTTCACCGTGGCAGAACCAAGGTGTATTTCGCTAAATTTATTTCAGCAAGCTGAAAATCGAATTTTTATTATTTACCCCTCTGCCTTCGGCATCTCCCCTCAAACAGGGGAGAAAATTTGGAAAACCCCGACGCCGAGCAGCAAGGAATTTTTTCGATTAAATCTTTAACACTATAAAAAAAATACTTTGACATTTCTGACCGGTGGTCATTTTCTGACTCTTGAAGAAATTTAGAAGGATTTTATGGGAATTCTGGAAAGAAAGGAGCGGGAGAAAGAGCAGCGTAAGATCGATATAATCGATGCTGCAGAAAAGGTATTTTTCTCCAAAGGCTTTGATAACGCCAGCATGAATGATGTGGCTGAACAAGCTGAATTGAGCAAGGGAACACTTTATCTTTATTTCAACAGCAAAAATGAACTCTGTATGGCTATCATCGTTCGTAGTTTGGAAAAGATTTTGGAGCTGTTCCAGAAAATTATTGATAAAAATTGTAATGGCCTGAAAAAATTACAATTGATCTCCGAAGAATTCTTAAATTTTACCATCGCTCATCCAAAATATTATAAAGCACTACTCACTTTTAGAAATCATAGTATTGAATGTTCTGAAACTGGATATATTTATCAGGAAAGTTTAAAAAAAAATTCAGAGATCAATGATTTGATAAAAAAAATAATCGAATCTGGTCATGCTGATAACAGCATCTCACCTACTGCTGATGCTGCAAAACTTGCTCAGGCGATCTGGGGAAACTTGACAGGATTTCTTCCAGGATGCATATTAGCAAAGAATCAGATGAACAAGCAGACTGATGTAGAACCTGCTGTAGTTCTGAGATATATCTTCGAGCTGATACAAAATGCAATAAAAGCTCAATAACAGGAGTTTTGATGAAATTTTTTAAAAAAGCTGTTTTCTTATTTATCACACTATTTCTCATCTGGATATTACTTACAGGTTTGCACCCACAGGAATTGATCATTGGAGCAATTGTAGCTTTAATTATCATGTTGATCTTCCTGGGAAGTGCGGAAATTTTTGCTGAGATCAAACTAACGCCAAAAGCATTTGTTTTCTGGTTGATCTACATTTTTGTGTTTTTGTGGGAACTTATCAAATCGAATCTGGATGTTGCTTTCAGGGTTTTAAATCCAAAACTTCCCATCAATCCGGGAATCGTGAAAGTTAAAACAAATCTTAAATCTAAGATCGGCAGAATAATCCTGGCAAATTCTATTACACTTACTCCGGGAACGCTGACCGTAGAAACTAAAGATGATTTCTTCTATATTCACTGGATCGATATAAGCTCTACCGATATCGAAGGAGCTACGAATGCAATTGTGGCAAAATTTGAAAAATATCTGGAGGTGATCTTTGGATAATCTAGCCAATCTTATCTACAACATCGCAGCATATTTGGCTTTGGCAGGAATGATAATCGCACTCATTCGAATGCTGAAAGGACCAACTGCGGCTGACAGAGTAGTAGCACTCGATGTAATGACAATCATTTCCATTTCACTGATCGTTTTCATTGCCGCCCTGCTGAAAAGGATCATCTACATTGATGTAGCTCTGGTTTATGCACTCATGAGTTTCATCGGAGTAATAGCGATCGCCCGTTACTTGGAAAGGGGGCTATAAATGGAATTAATTGGAGCTATAGTTACACTGATCGGAGCAATATTCCTTTTCCTGGGAGCTCTGGGAATTCTGCGAATGCCAGATGTATATAATAGAATGCAGGCGGGAACGAAAGCAACAACCCTGGGTAGTATTTTCTTCCTGTTTGGAATCTGCATCGGTCATTCTGTAGGAGTTTGTTTCTGGAAAATCGTTCTGTTAATTTTATTCCTGATTTTCACAAATCCTATTTCGTCTCACACCTTGGCACGAGCTGCTCATTTTGCCGGGATCAAGTTAGCAAAACGTTCCGTGAAAGACGATCTGGAAAAGGATGAAAATGAATCTGTTAATGAAGATTTTAAGGGAGAAGAAATATGATTTCCACAATAATTATTGTACTTGGTATTATCATGATCTTTGCAGCATTTATGGCAATCTATTTCCAAAACCTGGTTTCGGCTATCCTTAGTGCCGGAGTTATCAGTTTACTTGCCAGTATTATTTATATTTTGCTTGCTGCACCAGACGTAGCGATGACAGAAGCTGCTATCGGATCAGGATTGACCACGGTAGTCTTTCTTTATGCCTTCAATAAAATTAGAAAAATGAAAGTGGAAAACAGGCAGAAAGCAGCTAACGTAAAAGGAGAAGAAAATGGTTAAAAGATTCTTCACCTTCCTTTTTATTATATTCCTTATTTATATATTGTTTCCGATGTTCTATGTTATTTTCAGTGATACTGAACTTAATCCGCTGGCAGCAAATTACGTGAGTGCAGGACCCGATGAACTGGGCAGCCAGAACCTGGTAACATCTGTAATTGTTACTTATCGTGGATTGGACACTTTAGGCGAAGTTACTGTTCTGTTCATTGCCACAGCTGGTGTGGGTTTTCTACTGAAAACTAAAGAAGCAAAATCTAAAAAGAGAAAAGCTTCTGAACTTCTGCAGACAGGATCCGGTTTCTTAGCACCTATTATAATTTTATTTGGTGTTTATATCTTTTCCCATGGCCATCTTACACCTGGTGGTGGCTTTCAAGGTGGAGTTATAATCGCTACTGGTATATTGCTGTTGATGCTGGCAAACGTGAACTGGAAAATGAATAAAACTGTGTTACACACAATTGAATCTCTTTCCGGTGCATTTTATATTGTAATTGGTTTACTGGGAATTTTCCTGGCAGGCGGATTTCTGGATAATCGCATTTTACCTCTGGGAGAATTTGGTACACTTTTCAGTGCCGGAGCTATTCCCATAATTTACTCTCTGATTGGACTAAAAGTAGGTTCCGAACTGGTGGGAATTCTGGATAACTTGAGCGGGGAGGAAGCATGATCTTAGTTTCAATGCTTGGCTTTATTCTTATCATTATTGGTTTGTGGGGAATGCTGACTCAGAAAAATATCATCAAGATGATCATTGGATTTTCCATAATCGATACCGGAATTCATCTCGTGATAGTTTCCATTGGCTACCTGAAAGACCGCACAGCTCCCATTTTGGATGCTGCAGTTGAAAAAGCAACAGCAGTAGAAAGAGTAGTCGACCCTGTTCCCTCTGCTCTGGTTCTAACTGCAATTGTAATCGGGCTGGCCGTTACAGCGCTCATGCTGGTTTACGCCGTGCAAATGTATAAACATAAAAAATCATTGCAGATAAATGATTTTGAGGAGTTGAAATGGTAAATCCTATCTGGATACTGCTTGTAACTTTGGGAATTGCCTTCCTGATAGCTTTATTTGATAAACTCTCTCGAAGTTTATCTCAACTTGTCTTTTTTGGAGCTTTGGTATTAACTACGGCTATTTCGGCTCAATGGTTTTTTAATATTCTATATGGTGGTGAAGGAACACAGATTTTCACAGCCGGCACGATTCCACCGATCTCGATCAATTTGCAAATGGGCCTGGAAGAATCATTATTCACTTTTCTTATAAATCTGGCAGCTCTGCTTTCAGCTTTGTATCTTGCTCCAAAATTCCGACTGGCAAAATCGTATGCTTTGTCATTGTATCTGGCATTGGTTCTGGGTTTGAACGGACTGGTGATGACGCGTGATTTATTCAACGTATTTGTTTTTCTGGAAATCACTGCCATTTCCACTTACGGTTTGATCGCCCTGAATAAAAATACACAAAGCCTTTCTGCCGGATTTAAATATCTCATCGCCGGAGGATTAGCTTCTGCTTTCTTCCTGCTGGGAACGATTTACATCTACAAATTCACCGGAACATTAAATATCGATTTTATTATCAATTCTCAGGAAATGCTATCAGGAAAACTTGGATTTCTGGCATTATTTCTGCTACTTTCTGCAGTTCTAATTGAGCTGAAACCATTTCCTGCCAACGGTTGGGCATTGGATGTTTATCAAGCCGCCGATCCGGGTATTTCGGCTCTCATTGCAGCAGCTTCATCGGCTGCCATATTTTTTGTGTTTTATAAATTAATTTTTCTTTTTGATGCCATTCTTCCCGCCATCACGGTTTTGGGAATGATCACTTTTATCGGCTCGAATCTGGTTGCTCTGAAGCAGACGAATGGACGCCGATTGCTGGGCTATTCTTCCATTGCACAAATGGGATTGCTTCTGGCTGCCTTAGCTTTGATCTTCCAATTTTCCGATTTGGAAAGTGTGGGAAATTCTATTTTTGTAATTATTGGTGGTTTGTTCATCAATCACTTCCTGGCAAAAGCTGGTTTATTCTGGTTAGCAGGAATGGTTAAAGGACAGAAGCTGGAAGATTTTGCCGTTTTGAAATCCGATCCCATGAAAATTATCATGTTCACTTCATTTTTGTTCGCACTTATCGGTTTACCACCATTTCCGGGTTTCTGGGCAAAATGGGAGCTTATAATGCAGTTGGCAGCCAACAATATGTTACCCTTGATAGGCTTGATCTTATTCGGATCGCTGCTGGAAGCTGTTTACCTGCTGCGCTGGCTGGTAAAGATCGTTTCCTCAAAAACTAAAGAACCATCAACTTATAACTTTAATAAAGTTCTTCCTGTTTCGTTATTCTTTTTGCTGCTTTATCTTTTTGGCTTGATCTCCTCGAATCATCTGGAAGGTTCCGATCCACTCTACCTCTTCCCCATCATGTTTGGAGCAATTTTGTATGCCCTGGACTGGCTGCCTGCAAAAATGAAAACTTTTCTGGTGATTTTTATTACATTGGGAACCGGATATTTGATTGTGCCGGAACTTTCTGGAATTCGCTATATTTTTGGAATTATGTTTATCGCTGGAAGTGCTATTCTGCTGATAACCACATTACATTCCAAAGGAATCCGAAGAGGATTTTATCCGCTTATCGTGATGCTGATAACTTCGCTATCCGGTCTTCTGCAGGCAGAAACGACTCTGCAGTTTTTCCTCTCCTGGGAAATCATGGCGATCAGTGCTTTTCTGCTGATATTACGAGGAAAATTCTCTGCTCCGCATGCTTTGCGATATATTTTATTCTCCACTTTAGGAAGTTATTTCATACTTACAGCTTTTGGTTTTGCTTTTCGAGAAAACGGTAATGTGCTGCTGGAATCTTTTGCCATGATCTACACTTCCGCTCCCACAATTTTAATTTTCCTTTCTCTGGGATTTTCGATAAAAAGCGGTGCTTTGGGCCTTCATTTATGGTTGCCGGGTTCATATGCAGAAGCTGAAGATGATTTTTCACCGTTTGTTTCGTCGCTACTCAGTAAAGCAGGAATTTTTGGATTCCTGATATTCCTGGGAATTTTCGGTAAAAACTTTCTGGGAGACACTTCGATTACCGTTCTACTGGGATGGATTGGAGTTTTAACAGCCTTCTTCGGAGCGTTGATGGCAATTTTCCAGGAAGACATCAAATATCTTCTGGCTTATTCCAGTATGAGTCAGATCGGTTACATCGTGCTTACGGTTGCCTCTCTCAGTCATCTGGGCTGGGTTGCGGCTATTTATATGAGTGTAAATCACTTCCTGTTCAAAGCGATCTTGTTCATCACGGTCGCCGGAGTAATATCCCGAGTGGGAACGCGAAATATGTTTGAAATGGGCGGTCTTATCAAGAAAATGCCATTATCATTTGTAGCTGTTCTCATTTCCATCATCGCCATTTCAGGCGTTCCGCCGTTAACAGGATTTGGCAGTAAATGGTTGATGTACAACGCATTATTTGATAAAGGCTGGTATCTGCAGGCAGGATTAGCTTTCTTTTCCGGAGCAATTTCGTTCCTGTATCTTTTCCGTTTGATCCACACGATCTTTCTGGGACAGGGAAAAACTGCTCACAAAAAAGTGAAAGAGGCTTCACCGTTTTACATTGTTCCCTCATTTCTGCTCATCATGGTCATCATGGCATTTTCCACATATCCAAATCTTTTGATAAAACCAATTACTGCAGCTGTGGAAACACATTTTGCCACAAACATAAATTGGGAAAATTACACTCTGATCAGTCCGTTTGGTTATTGGAATGGCTATAATGTAATGCTTGTAACGATGGGTGTTTTCATGCTGCCACTTATCTGGATTTCACTGCGCATCCGCTCGATTCGTAAAGTAAAACAGTTCAACATAGTTTACGCAGCCGAACGACCGGAAAAACCGGAAACTACTCATTTTGCCTACAATTTCTTTGCGCCCTATCAGAAGGCTCTGGGATTTCTGGTGGAGCCCCGTGTAACCAAAATCTGGAATTCTGTTGTAGAATGGACTTATTCCATTTCCGCATCATTAAGGCATATTTATACAGGAAATGGTCAAACCTACGGACTTCACATCATAATGTATATAGTAATAATTTATTTTGCAATTGGAATAAAATAATTAGGAGAGTTTGATGGAATTTAGTTTTCCGAATTCAATATATTTTGCGATAATTTCACTGGCATTTGCTATAATTTATGGTTTATTCATGTTTGGCTTTGTAGCCAGGATCGTGGCACGTGTTCATGGAAGAATTGGAATGCCGGTCTGGCAGCCGTTTCTGGATATCATCAAAAACAACGGCAAACGCACCATGATATCACATGGAATAATGTTTTATCTTGGTTCTGTATTTCGTTTAGCTGGTGGACTGGGATTATATCTTTTTATGCCGGTTTTATACGGTTCAGAATTTTTTGCCAATTTCAGTTTCAGCGGAGATCTGCTTCTTTTGATGTATTTCTTCTTTTTTGGCCAGTTGGGAATGGCTTTGGGTGCTGGAGAAAGCGGACATCCTTACGCTGCAATGGGAGTAAGTAGAGGACTTTCTCAAATGACGGCCTTTGAAGTTCCCTACACTTTAGCGGTTATTTCTCTGGTAATCCAATATAAAACTTTAAACGTGCTTGATATTGTTGCCGCTCAACAAGGTTCATTTCTAAACTGGACGCTCTTCACAAATCCCCTGGCAGTAACAGCTGCTATTTTAGCAATGCTGGGAATGAACATGCATTCACCGTTCGATATTGTGCGTGCACCACAGGAAATTCCAGTTGGACCTCCAGTTGAACATCACAGCGCTTTTCTGGGAATGCTGCAGACAAATCGAGCTCTATTCAATGTTGCAAAACTGATTTTATTCATGAATCTTTTCTTCGGTGGTGCTACGAATCTTATTGTGCTTATCATCAAAACTTTCCTCATTTATATGATTTCGGTTGTGGTTGGCGTTGCCTTCCCACGTTTCCGAACCGAACAATCGATCCGATTTTTCCTGGGAATTCCAACCATTATTGGAATTCTATCGATAATATTCTGGGCAATAAAATAAGGAGAGCCTTCCAATGAAAAAAGAAAAAGAAAAATTAGCAAATCTGGGTTTGCCGGAACATGAACGAGACCTCTTTTGTGATGCCCGTCCGACACCTTCTAAACCTTTTGCCAGATACATCGAGAAATTTGTTAACTGGGCACGAGCAAACTCTCTGTGGCTGATCGCTTACGGAACAGGCTGCGGTGCCATTGAGCTGCGCCCGCTGATGACTTCCCGCTACGATATGTATCGATATGGAATAGCTCCCCGACCGACTCCGCGCCAATCGTCGGTTTTCATCATCGGTGGCTACATGAGTGTAAAAACACTGAAGCGCGTTGTACGCAGTTATGAACAAATGCAGAATCCCAAATTCGTGATCGCTCTGGGCAGCTGCACGATAAACGGCGGCATGTATTACGATAGTTATTACACCATAAATCGCGTCGATCATTACATTCCGGTTGATGTGTATGTGGCAGGTTGTATGCCGCGACCAGAAGCAATTATTGCAGGCTTCAACAAACTGAAAGAACTTATCAAAGCCGGCAAAGGTGAAGGTGCCAATAAATATGCCGAGAATTTTGACTGGTACAAAAATAATCAGAAAAAGATAATTAAAGACTGGAATATGCCCGATTATAACTGGTAGGAAAAAATGAAAGAATTATTGAACGCAATTAAGAAAAAATATGGATTAAAAAAAGTTGTTAAGCAGCGAGATGATTTGTTTTTCGTAACTGTACCCAAGAGTTATGCTGTCGACTTCATCACACACATGAAAGATTATGAAAAATTTACACATCTTGCTTTCTTAAATGCAGTGGACCGGCTGGAAAAGAATCTTTTTCAACTTACTTATCTGCTGGATAATCCCACCTCAAATATAAGTTTGGGAATTCGTGTTGAAGTATCTCGAACTGAACCGGAAATGACGACAATTCATCATCTCTGGAATCAGGTTGCAGCTTACGAAAGAGAATTAAAAGAAATGTTCGGAATTCGCTTTCCCGGCAGTCCACGCCAGCATGAATCTTTTGTTTTGGAAGGTTGGCAGGAAATTCCACCCATGCGCAGAGATTTTGATACGCTCAAATATTCCAATGAAACCTTCTTCCCACGACCAGGAAGGCAAACACACGATCCCAAAGAATATATGAAAGAAAAGCTATATCCTGATTTCTTTAAAAAAGAAAAGGAGGAAACAGATGAACGCTAATCGAGATAAATATCCTCCTATTCATAACGGAAAAGCGAAGATCGATCTTGATTCTCAAAAATATGTGAAATTGTGGCAAGGTCCGCAACATCCCGGTGTGACAGGAAATATGTCTTTGGAAGTAACTTTGTGCGGTGATGAAGTAGTCGATCTTAAAACGCACGTGGGCTATTTGCATCGCGGTTTTGAAAAATTGATCGAACGCCGCAAATTCATCCAGAATTTTACTATCGTCTGCCGCATCTGCGTTCCCGAACCCGATACGAATGAATATTTATATTGCGCTGCTGTGGAAGATCTGGCAGGAATTAAAGTTCCCGAAAAAGCAGTCTGGCTGCGAACCTTAACGATGGAACTTTCCCGTTTAGCAAGCTTTCTCATGTGGATCGGCGGACAAGCCGGAGCTTTGGGATTGGGAACAGTAGGACAATGGACTGTAACGCATCGTGATTATATTCTGGATCTTTTTGAAGAGCTTTCCGGTGCCAGAATTTATCATATGTACATTGTTCCCGGCGGCGTACGATATGATCTTCCTGATGGGTTTGATAATAGATTGGAAGCTGTACTTCAAAAAGTTGAAAAACTTCTAAAAGAAGTAAAAATGGTGCTTCTAAACAATATCGTTGTAAAAAAACGTCTTATCGGTTTGGGAATTATCAATCAGGAAATGGTTGATCAATTTGGAATTGTCGGGCCAAATGCCCGTTCTACAGGATTGAAAAGAGATATTAGAAAAGACAATCCCTATTTAGTTTATGATCAACTGGATTTTGAACCTGTAACTCATTCTCATTCAGATGCTTACAATAGAATAGTTAGCAGATATAATGAGATGTTGCAGTCAATTGATCTGATTCGTCAAATCATGCGCAGAATTCCGGAAAAAGGCAAAATTCATAAAACACTGCCTAATGTACTGAACTGGAAAATTCCAGCTGGAGAAACCTATGTGAAAGCCGAATCCACCCGCGGTGAATACGGCTATTATCTGGTTTCAGATGGTTCTGGTAAACCTAGAAGATGTTACGTGCGAGGTCCCAGCTACACACATGCAATTCCACTTTTGGAACATTTAGCAATCGGAACAAACATCGCAGATCTTGCAGCTTTGATGGTTTCTCTGCACACTTATCCACCGGAAATTGAGAGGTAAAATTATGAGCTTAAAAGATATATTGTCACCGTTTTATGTTTGGAAGAGAGCTTTCGAAAAACCCTACACAACACCAAATCCGCTTCAAGACAGACCAGGAGCCGAAAGATATCGAGGTTTTCATCAAAATGATCTGGAAAAATGCATCGGCTGTGGCTCTTGTGAAGCGATCTGCCAGAATGCAGCAATCGACATGGTTCCGGTAGAAGGAATTGAAACGACGAAAAAAGACAGTGGACTTCGTCCGCAAATAGATTATGGTCGCTGCTGCTGGTGCGCTTTATGTGTAGATATCTGTACAACCGATTCCTTGAAAATGAGCAATGATTATACCTGGGTAGATACTGATGCAGATGTTTTTCGATTTGTACCGGGAGCAGAAACAAAAAAATGGGACAAAATCGAAGAAGGTTATCAGCGGAGTGATGAATATAAATTGTTACTTCCAGATCAAATAAAAATGCCGATGATGACAGCAGATGAAAGCATTCAATCTTTTTTGGAAGTGGTGAAAGGATACTCCAAAAATGAAGCGATAAGAGAAGCAGAACGGTGCGTGGAATGCGGACTTTGTGTGGCTTCCTGTCCTGCCCATATGGACATCCCCGAATACATCAAAGCAATCAGAGAAGATAATCTGGAAGAAGCTTTACAGCTGCTTTATAAGACAAATCCAATGCCTTCGACATGTGGAAGAATTTGTACTCATCTTTGTGAAGGTGCTTGTTCGATTGGTGTAAAGGGTGAAGCTCTGGCAATTCGCTGGCTCAAACGCTATATTGTAGATCAGATCGAACCTTCCAAATTCAAAGAAATTCTAAAGGATGAATTCAAACCCAACAATAAGAAAATAGCAATAATTGGAGCAGGCCCGGCTGGTTTGAGTGCTGCATATTATTTGATTACTACCGGTTATGATGTTACAGTTTTTGAAGCTAATGAAAAAGCCGGCGGCATGATCCGTTATGGCGTTCCCGAATATCGCATGCCCTACGATAAACTGGATGAAGAAATCGCTTACATCGAAAATCTGGGAGTGAAGATAAAATATAATTACAGGATCGGAGAAAAGATAAAATTTCAGGATCTGCAAAATGATTTCGAGGCAATTTTCATTTCTCCGGGTATGTGGAATTCCATTCCTGTAAATATTGTAGGTGAAGAACTTCCGCAAGTATTATCGGGAATTCAGCTTCTGAACAAAGTGACAAATAAAGAAAAAATAGAACTTGGCAAAAAAGTGGGTGTTATTGGTGGTGGAAACTCTGCCATGGATGCTGCCAGAACCGCTCGCAGATTGGGAGCGGAAGTTGATATCTATTATCGTCGAAGAATAGAAGATATGCCTGCTGATGATGAAGAAATTGATGAAGCTCAGGAAGAGGGAATTAAATTCTATCCGCAAACAACACCCTTGGAAATCAAAAAAGACGGAAAGGGAATTATTTTAATTTGGGGTAAGAATAAAATGAAATATGAGGAAGGAAAACGCCCGAAACCCATTCTTATCAAAGGTGAATCTTTTGAAGTGAAACTTGATTCATTGATAATTGCTATTGGTCAGAATGCCGATTTCACATTCCTACCAGAAAAATTAAGAGATAAAATTGAAACAAAATGGGATAAGATCGTGGTGGATGAAAATGGCAAGACCAACATTCCCAAAGTATTTTCCGGTGGTGATGCTTCCAATTATAAAGCTGATGCCATCAGCGCAATTGCCGATGGTCACCGTGCTGCGATGGGAATCGATAAATTTTTGAATTCAGGTAAAAATGTAAATTAATCGCATCTACATTCAAAGGAGAAGAATAATGCTGATAGAAGATATTTTAAAAGAAAAAGGCCGACAAATAATATCGATCAATCAAAAAGATTCTATCTGTGATGTTTTGCAGCTTTTCACAGAAAAGAAGATCGGCTCGGTAATCGTGATGGATGATAATGAAAAAATTGCCGGGATAATAACTGAAAAAGATGTTTTAAAATGTTATCGGGATGCTGAAAAATTCGATCAATTGAAAATAAAAGATTTTATGACTCCCAAAGAAAACCTGATAATTGCATCTTACAATGATGACATCCAATATGCCATGTGCATGATGACAAAACACAGGATAAAGCATTTGCCGATTTTTAAAGATTCTCAACTTTTTGGGATAATTTCAATAGGAGATCTCATCAAAGCCCAACTTAAGCAAAGCCAGCATACTGCGAAAACATATCTTGATCTTTTGGAAGGAAAAACTCCTCAACCTGACAATGAAGAATTTTAAAGAATTATTTTTTTCTTATCTAATATAAAATATATTTAATTTTTCTTGCATCAGGTTTATACTTGACAAATAATAACTCTGATGAAAAGAAGTGAATGTGTAATTTTAGAAAATTCTTTTAAAGAAGGAGATATTATGAAGAAGAGTCTTAGAATGTTGTTGGGATTTGTAATTCTGGCATCGATTTTACTTTCCGCTTGTGCACCTCCACCACCTCCTGTTACAAAGGATCAGTTGGACATAGCAGAGCAGGAAGCAATTGCTGCCGAAGAAGCTGCAGCCGATCAGTGTGCTGCCACAAAAGAAATGGAAGCAAAAGTTTCTGCAAAACAGGCAGAGCTTGATGATTTGAAAAATTACAAAAATGAACTGGAAGCAAGGAAATAGGGGGAACAGATGAAAAAATTTATCATTTTATTAATCGCAGTTATGATCGTTGTTCCTGCTGTTATTAGTGCAAAAGTTGCT
This window contains:
- a CDS encoding sodium:proton antiporter, with the protein product MILVSMLGFILIIIGLWGMLTQKNIIKMIIGFSIIDTGIHLVIVSIGYLKDRTAPILDAAVEKATAVERVVDPVPSALVLTAIVIGLAVTALMLVYAVQMYKHKKSLQINDFEELKW
- a CDS encoding Na+/H+ antiporter subunit E; protein product: MKFFKKAVFLFITLFLIWILLTGLHPQELIIGAIVALIIMLIFLGSAEIFAEIKLTPKAFVFWLIYIFVFLWELIKSNLDVAFRVLNPKLPINPGIVKVKTNLKSKIGRIILANSITLTPGTLTVETKDDFFYIHWIDISSTDIEGATNAIVAKFEKYLEVIFG
- a CDS encoding Na(+)/H(+) antiporter subunit B, which translates into the protein MVKRFFTFLFIIFLIYILFPMFYVIFSDTELNPLAANYVSAGPDELGSQNLVTSVIVTYRGLDTLGEVTVLFIATAGVGFLLKTKEAKSKKRKASELLQTGSGFLAPIIILFGVYIFSHGHLTPGGGFQGGVIIATGILLLMLANVNWKMNKTVLHTIESLSGAFYIVIGLLGIFLAGGFLDNRILPLGEFGTLFSAGAIPIIYSLIGLKVGSELVGILDNLSGEEA
- a CDS encoding NADH-quinone oxidoreductase subunit H; amino-acid sequence: MEFSFPNSIYFAIISLAFAIIYGLFMFGFVARIVARVHGRIGMPVWQPFLDIIKNNGKRTMISHGIMFYLGSVFRLAGGLGLYLFMPVLYGSEFFANFSFSGDLLLLMYFFFFGQLGMALGAGESGHPYAAMGVSRGLSQMTAFEVPYTLAVISLVIQYKTLNVLDIVAAQQGSFLNWTLFTNPLAVTAAILAMLGMNMHSPFDIVRAPQEIPVGPPVEHHSAFLGMLQTNRALFNVAKLILFMNLFFGGATNLIVLIIKTFLIYMISVVVGVAFPRFRTEQSIRFFLGIPTIIGILSIIFWAIK
- a CDS encoding TetR/AcrR family transcriptional regulator; its protein translation is MGILERKEREKEQRKIDIIDAAEKVFFSKGFDNASMNDVAEQAELSKGTLYLYFNSKNELCMAIIVRSLEKILELFQKIIDKNCNGLKKLQLISEEFLNFTIAHPKYYKALLTFRNHSIECSETGYIYQESLKKNSEINDLIKKIIESGHADNSISPTADAAKLAQAIWGNLTGFLPGCILAKNQMNKQTDVEPAVVLRYIFELIQNAIKAQ
- a CDS encoding DUF4040 domain-containing protein yields the protein MSTIIIVLGIIMIFAAFMAIYFQNLVSAILSAGVISLLASIIYILLAAPDVAMTEAAIGSGLTTVVFLYAFNKIRKMKVENRQKAANVKGEENG
- the mnhG gene encoding monovalent cation/H(+) antiporter subunit G, with amino-acid sequence MELIGAIVTLIGAIFLFLGALGILRMPDVYNRMQAGTKATTLGSIFFLFGICIGHSVGVCFWKIVLLILFLIFTNPISSHTLARAAHFAGIKLAKRSVKDDLEKDENESVNEDFKGEEI
- a CDS encoding NADH-quinone oxidoreductase subunit C; translation: MKELLNAIKKKYGLKKVVKQRDDLFFVTVPKSYAVDFITHMKDYEKFTHLAFLNAVDRLEKNLFQLTYLLDNPTSNISLGIRVEVSRTEPEMTTIHHLWNQVAAYERELKEMFGIRFPGSPRQHESFVLEGWQEIPPMRRDFDTLKYSNETFFPRPGRQTHDPKEYMKEKLYPDFFKKEKEETDER
- the nuoB gene encoding NADH-quinone oxidoreductase subunit NuoB, which gives rise to MKKEKEKLANLGLPEHERDLFCDARPTPSKPFARYIEKFVNWARANSLWLIAYGTGCGAIELRPLMTSRYDMYRYGIAPRPTPRQSSVFIIGGYMSVKTLKRVVRSYEQMQNPKFVIALGSCTINGGMYYDSYYTINRVDHYIPVDVYVAGCMPRPEAIIAGFNKLKELIKAGKGEGANKYAENFDWYKNNQKKIIKDWNMPDYNW
- a CDS encoding NADH-quinone oxidoreductase subunit D is translated as MNANRDKYPPIHNGKAKIDLDSQKYVKLWQGPQHPGVTGNMSLEVTLCGDEVVDLKTHVGYLHRGFEKLIERRKFIQNFTIVCRICVPEPDTNEYLYCAAVEDLAGIKVPEKAVWLRTLTMELSRLASFLMWIGGQAGALGLGTVGQWTVTHRDYILDLFEELSGARIYHMYIVPGGVRYDLPDGFDNRLEAVLQKVEKLLKEVKMVLLNNIVVKKRLIGLGIINQEMVDQFGIVGPNARSTGLKRDIRKDNPYLVYDQLDFEPVTHSHSDAYNRIVSRYNEMLQSIDLIRQIMRRIPEKGKIHKTLPNVLNWKIPAGETYVKAESTRGEYGYYLVSDGSGKPRRCYVRGPSYTHAIPLLEHLAIGTNIADLAALMVSLHTYPPEIER
- a CDS encoding cation:proton antiporter (subunit F of antiporter complex involved in resistance to high concentrations of Na+, K+, Li+ and/or alkali); amino-acid sequence: MIIALIRMLKGPTAADRVVALDVMTIISISLIVFIAALLKRIIYIDVALVYALMSFIGVIAIARYLERGL